The DNA sequence ATGTGATTTTTTTGGGTGTGAATTTAACCAATACCGAGCAATCGGTGGAAAATGTTCGGAAATTCATAAAGGATTTTAGTGTTAGCTACCAGATTCTTTTAGATGAGCAGGGAGAAGTGGCTAAAACCTATCAAATCACAGGGATTCCCGAAACCTTTTTTATAAACAGGGATGGGATGGTGATTTATAAGTATTCGGGAGCCATCGGTCAGGAGGAGTTAGAGATCTTAATAAAAAAGATGCTTTAATAAGGATTCTCCATGAAACTTTCATGATATTTTAATAAAATTTTAATAGCGATATGCTAAAATAACAGGGTATTTTAATCAGGTTCAGTTATTTATATTGGATGAAATTAAAGAGAATTCTTTAATTTTACTCTATAGGTGAACGGAACGATTGAATTTAGAGTTCTGAATGATATCGATGGAGGGATCACATGTACCAAGTATTGTTAACCATTGGAGATTTTGAATTGCGCTCCTATGGAGTGATTGTGGCCATAGCCATTCTTTTAGGTGTGGGTGTGGCTCACTTTATGGCTCGTCAGTATGGAAAATTTGAAAATCATGTATTGGACATGACAGTTTATGTGGTGATTGGAGCGATCATCGGGGCTAGGTTATGGGAAGTTTTCTTTTTCCAGTGGGGATATTACTCCAAAAATTTAAATGAGATTTTGATGATTTGGAACGGCGGTCTTTCCATTCAAGGAGGACTTGTGGGGGGGTTTGTTACTGGAATATGGTATACGAGAAAGCATAAAATTCCTTTCTGGGAATTTGCTGATATAGTTACACCTGGGATCATTCTTGGTCAGGCCGTTGGGAGAATTGCCTGCTTCCTGAACGGGGATGCCTTCGGTTCCCCAACTGGTTCCAGTTTTGGGTTGGTGTATCCGGAAGGAACCATGGCATATGCCACTTATGGAAGCCAGCCCCTTTGGCCAGCAGAAGTGATGGAAGGCCAGTGGGATTTGATTGTTTTTGCCATCGTCTTGATTTTATCCAAGAGGGAAATGCCGAAAGGGTATATTTTCTTGACCTATAACATCCTATACTCTTTTGGTAGATTCATGCTGGAGTTTTTAAGGGGAGACACCCCTCGCTATCTCTTCAACTGGACGGCGGCTCAGTGGACAAGTATGATCGTCATCCTGTTGGCACTGTTCTTTATGTATTATCTCTATACGAAGAAATCACCAATGAACAGCAGCAAGGCGATTGCCAAGGGTAAAACGGCAAAAAGAACAAAGTGAAATATCATCATCAATAGCCAAGATTATATGGATGGAACTAAATAGACGGAATTAAAGAATTCATATGGACAGACTTCGAGTTCGCACTTAAGCGAAGAGACTAAAGAACGGGAATTAGCCCTCAAACTGACGCCATCGTTGAAATACCCAGGTGTTTTTGAGGGCACCGTTCTTTAGAATTGAAGCGGACCTGAATCACTTCCTTAGACGAACTCCAATAGCGGACGTGTGAATCTTTAATTCTGCATCTTTTGGTTTAGTTCACTTCGATAGGGGAGTTAAGTTCATGAAAAAGTCCCAGTGGATATTAGTTGCTATTGCCATTGCAGTCGGATCAGCTTGGCTTATTTTCTTAAATACTTCAGACTTGGTGGAAGAGAGATTAAAGGATTATGAGGAAATACCGGTTGAGACCGGGCAGCCTGTCGAAAAAGCAGATGGAGCAGATGATGCAGATCAAACAGATCCGGATCTAAAGGATTTTTCAGTCATTCAGGAGCAGAAAGGGATCATTTTTACTGCAGTCTTTCTAACTCCCGAGATCACACAGCCCGAACAAAAAGTTCATTTCAAAGATCATCTTTTGATCCATTTTTCAATGGATACCCATGAGGGAGACTTGAACCAGTTGAACATAAAGCAGCTGACATCCCTTTTGGTTGAGGACAAAATAATAAAACCAGTTGAATGGATTGATGTGAATAATGACGGGCATCACCGATCTGGGGTTATTGTCTTTCCCAAGCTTGATGATCAGGGGAATCCCTTGATTTCAGAAGAGAAGCAGACCGTCGTATTATCTTTGGCGGAAAGTCCATTGCTGCAGAATATGGATTTTACCTGGAACCTTCCATTGTCCCCAGACGAAAGGAAATAGAGTGTAAGCTAATTACACTCTATTTTTTTCTATATAGACGGAACTAAACCTCCATGACCCGAAGGGTCACAAATTGATATGAACATGTATTTTCATATCAAAGAATTCACTAAGGACAGCCGTCGAATTGGTACTTAGCGAAGAGGCTAAAGAACGGGAATTAGCCCTATAGTAAAAGATGTACGTCGAGGGCTCAGTTTGTTCATAAATTATTCAAACGAATATGCTCAATTTTCCAGTATACTAGAAATGAATACAGGGGGGAGAAGATGATAAAGTGAAAGGAAAGCTTGGATTTCTCAACCAAGGACCAAAAATTGTATATTGGGAAATTACAAAAAGGTGTAATGCGCCTTGTCTTGATTGTACCCTCAAGAAATCAGCTTGCGATTACACAGAGGAATTAAATACAGATGAAGCCATGGATGTAATTCGGGACATAGGACAGATGTCTGCCGCTCAACTGGTTTTTCAAGGAGGAGAACCTCTGCTTCGCCAAGATCTTCCGAAATTGATAGCGATGGCAGATAAGATGAATATTTCCGTTTCCATGACAACCAATGGAAGTTTGCTTACTAAGGAAAAAGCTGTGCAGTTAAAGGAAATGGGATTAAGGCAGATCAATTTGTGTTTAGAGGGAGCTACTCATGAAACTCATGATCGTTTTCATAGCAAAAACGGAAGCTTTGATACAGTCCTTTATGCGACAGAAATTGGTAACCAATCAGGTTTTCGTGTTCAATACAATTATACCTTGACAAAAGACAACGTCCATGAACTGCCTCTCCTGATGGAGTTAGCAAAAGATCAAAGGGTTGCTGTCGTTACTGTATACTTTCGGATGAATGCCAGATGCAGTCAAATGCTTGACGACCATTTGAATATGGACAACGAGAAGATTGATGAGATCTTAAGGCAGTTATTTCATTGGTCAATCAATTATCCTTTTGAACTGAAGCCGATCTGTGCTCCCTATTATTACCGGGTTATCCGGGAAGAGGCGGAGAAGATGGGAATGTTAATATCACCTAGAACCTTTGGAGAAATGTCGATTACCAAAGGGTGCGTTTCAGGGATTAAACAATGTTTTATTTCTTATCGTGGGGATGTATATCCCTGCAGGTATTTGAAGGAATTGGCCGGAAATGTGAGAGAAGTACCGTTAAAGGACATCTGGAATGATGCCCCTATTTTTCAACAGTTACGTAAATTGGAGCCATCAGGAAAATGTGGGAGCTGTGAATATTTAACGGTATGTGGAGGATGCCGCCTCAGGAGCTATTTGGCTCATCGTGAGATTTTTTCCGAGGATCCGGACTGCCTGTACGATCCTCAGCCATAGAATGGAACTAAAGATTCACACGTCCGCAGAATAAAAGAAGCCAACTTAAACCACCCTACAGGTAGAAGAGCGGGGTGGTTATTTTGCGCGAATATAGAAAATGGATTGGAAATGGGATTACCATAATTCTTGCCGTTTCATTCAGTTTATTCTCTATCCTGGGGGTAAAAACGGAAACCAAGAAATATCCGACGCTAACGGTTCAATCGACTCTGAAGGAAGATATTATGCACAGTCAGCAGTTAATGGTTCTTGAAAATCAACGGAGATTGGACCGCTTGGCCAACCAATATGAAGAGACGAAATCTGGGGGTGACAGTCGCCTTAAGATAAGTGTGCTTCAAAATGGTGATATATCCATAAAATGGATGAGAATCTTATCAAAGGAAGAAGCCAAGATCTGGTTAAATTCTTTTCCTCTTCAAAAAGAAAGGGATAAAATTCCTTTATTTTCTCCGTTGAAAAATGGAAAAGTGCTTATGACTATTGTTGATTTGAAATCCGTTGAAAAAAGAATGACAAAATCGTTCTACACCTCAACCACCGGATTAGGTGTAGAAACGATGGATAAAGGGAGTCCCAAAAGCCACTATATCAAAAACGAAGTGATTGTAAAATTTAACCGATCCCTTTCCAATGAACAGCATCAGCAAATATTAAAGAATGCGGATGCCAAACTGGTGAGAAAATTAAGTCAGACATGCGTTGTTCGTTCCAACAGCCTGACCACCCGTCAGTTGATTCAATATTTCAAAGGAAGAAAAGAGGTTTCTTTTGTTGAACCCCACTATATTTATTTGCCCAATTTACTACCTAACGACTATTTTTATAAGACTTACCAATGGAATTTACCGATCATACATAGTGAGCAGGGATGGGAAATTTCCAAGGGGAATGAAGGAGTAGTGATTGCTGTTGTTGATACAGGTATTGATCCGGCGCATCCCGAATTTGCAGGACGGCTGGTGGATGGATATAATTCCATTGAAGATAATTCGAATGTGAGGGACGAACATGGTCACGGAACCCATGTTGCTGGAATTATCGCAGCCAAAACGAATAATGGAGAAGGAGTGGCTGGAATTACGTGGCTGAACAAAATCATGCCAATTAAAGCGATCGGATCATCAGGGGAAGGTTCTTCCTTTGATATCGCCAAGGGAATCATTTGGGCTGCCGACCATGGAGCCAGCGTGATTAACATGAGCCTAGGCAATTATGCTGATTCCTTTGTGGTAAGAGAAGCGATTCAATATGCCTTTTCAAAGGATGCGGTGTTGGTTGCAGCTTCCGGAAATGATAACTCTAGTCAACCGGGATATCCTGCAGCCTATTCCGAAGTTTTGGCGGTAGCAGCCACAGGGTTTCAGGACACAAGGGCCGATTTTTCAAATTTCGGACCCTACATTGATGTATCTGCTCCTGGAGTAAATATCCCCAGCACTTTTCCTGATCATCAGTATGCTGCCCTTTCCGGTACCTCCATGGCTTCACCTCATGTTGCAGGTCTAGCCGGATTGATCAGAGCAACCAATCCGTATTTAACCAATGTTCAGGTCATGGAACTGATTCGAAACAGCACTAAGGATTTGGGGGAACCGGGATATGATCCTTATTTTGGCTATGGGGTCATTGATATTGAGCTGGCATTAAAGCAAGCGAGGGA is a window from the Microaerobacter geothermalis genome containing:
- the lgt gene encoding prolipoprotein diacylglyceryl transferase, whose product is MYQVLLTIGDFELRSYGVIVAIAILLGVGVAHFMARQYGKFENHVLDMTVYVVIGAIIGARLWEVFFFQWGYYSKNLNEILMIWNGGLSIQGGLVGGFVTGIWYTRKHKIPFWEFADIVTPGIILGQAVGRIACFLNGDAFGSPTGSSFGLVYPEGTMAYATYGSQPLWPAEVMEGQWDLIVFAIVLILSKREMPKGYIFLTYNILYSFGRFMLEFLRGDTPRYLFNWTAAQWTSMIVILLALFFMYYLYTKKSPMNSSKAIAKGKTAKRTK
- a CDS encoding radical SAM/SPASM domain-containing protein is translated as MKGKLGFLNQGPKIVYWEITKRCNAPCLDCTLKKSACDYTEELNTDEAMDVIRDIGQMSAAQLVFQGGEPLLRQDLPKLIAMADKMNISVSMTTNGSLLTKEKAVQLKEMGLRQINLCLEGATHETHDRFHSKNGSFDTVLYATEIGNQSGFRVQYNYTLTKDNVHELPLLMELAKDQRVAVVTVYFRMNARCSQMLDDHLNMDNEKIDEILRQLFHWSINYPFELKPICAPYYYRVIREEAEKMGMLISPRTFGEMSITKGCVSGIKQCFISYRGDVYPCRYLKELAGNVREVPLKDIWNDAPIFQQLRKLEPSGKCGSCEYLTVCGGCRLRSYLAHREIFSEDPDCLYDPQP
- a CDS encoding S8 family peptidase; this translates as MREYRKWIGNGITIILAVSFSLFSILGVKTETKKYPTLTVQSTLKEDIMHSQQLMVLENQRRLDRLANQYEETKSGGDSRLKISVLQNGDISIKWMRILSKEEAKIWLNSFPLQKERDKIPLFSPLKNGKVLMTIVDLKSVEKRMTKSFYTSTTGLGVETMDKGSPKSHYIKNEVIVKFNRSLSNEQHQQILKNADAKLVRKLSQTCVVRSNSLTTRQLIQYFKGRKEVSFVEPHYIYLPNLLPNDYFYKTYQWNLPIIHSEQGWEISKGNEGVVIAVVDTGIDPAHPEFAGRLVDGYNSIEDNSNVRDEHGHGTHVAGIIAAKTNNGEGVAGITWLNKIMPIKAIGSSGEGSSFDIAKGIIWAADHGASVINMSLGNYADSFVVREAIQYAFSKDAVLVAASGNDNSSQPGYPAAYSEVLAVAATGFQDTRADFSNFGPYIDVSAPGVNIPSTFPDHQYAALSGTSMASPHVAGLAGLIRATNPYLTNVQVMELIRNSTKDLGEPGYDPYFGYGVIDIELALKQARENKKSLSLLKKWLERRLTMFQQDRELIRLSEGKDFIRQFIHGEKKNMIEKEIEKYFNGNKSLSVNQYGEYLIRLLQQEAE